From Labrus bergylta chromosome 22, fLabBer1.1, whole genome shotgun sequence, one genomic window encodes:
- the LOC110003690 gene encoding arfaptin-1, which produces MMEEAEHEDGVSPATNGTEESTPPAEANSNFNHTDNNNVSSHPAEATPEVTMETEQGEATPERAGSGPVVVQGNKNPASEKLLRVRKWSITTYKCTRQALSEKLGRGSRTVDLDLERRLELLRDDRQRYENVTKVAQTLANQLAQITVTQKTLGDAFSELKVKTPTLHVEFGLNADAQNFLSKSGESLTEAINTFTSDMNTLVNKTIEDTMINAKKYEAARIEYDAYRVDLEELNMGPRDANTLPKLEAAQQEFQGQKERFQKLRDDLSVKVKLLEENKVKVLHNQLLLLHAAVAAHSLSCHSFLEKNSREAEELLSNSSTDSPSWLEES; this is translated from the exons AtgatggaggaggcggagcatGAAGACGGTGTCAGCCCGGCGACCAACGGCACGGAGGAATCCACTCCTCCCGCG GAAGCAAACAGCAACTTCAACCACACCGACAACAACAATGTCAGCTCCCATCCAGCTGAGGCCACACCCGAggtcaccatggaaacagagCAGGGCGAAG CGACACCGGAGCGAGCAGGAAGTGGACCTGTGGTCGTTCAAGGCAACAAGAACCCGGCCAGCGAGAAGCTGTTGAGAGTCAGAAAGTGGAGCATCACCACGTATAAG TGCACCCGCCAGGCTCTGTCAGAGAAACTCGGCCGCGGATCTCGCACGGTGGATCTGGACCTGGAGCGTCGACTCGAGCTGCTCAGAGATGACCGACAGCGCTACGAAAACGTCACTAAGGTGGCTCAGACGCTAGCCAATCAGCTCGCTCAGATCACTGTTACCCAGAAGACACTGGGGGACGCCTTCAGTGAGCTCAAAGTGAAAACACCAACGCTGCAT GTGGAGTTCGGTCTGAACGCAGACGCCCAGAACTTTCTGTCAAAGAGCGGTGAGTCTCTGACGGAGGCCATTAACACCTTCACGTCCGACATGAACACGCTGGTCAATAAAACCATCGAGGACACGATGATCAACGCCAAGAAGTACGAGGCGGCCAG GATCGAGTACGATGCGTACCGAGTCGACCTGGAGGAGCTGAACATGGGACCCCGAGACGCCAACACGCTGCCCAAACTGGAGGCGGCTCAACAAGAGTTTCAGGGCCAGAAGGAGAGATTTCAGAAGCTCCGAGACGACCTGAGCGTCAAAGtgaagctgctggaggagaacaag gtcAAAGTCCTCCATAACCAGCTGTTGCTGCTCCACGCCGCCGTCGCTGCCCACAGTTTATCGTGTCACAGCTTCCTGGAGAAAAACAGCCGAGAGGCTGAAGAACTCCTCAGCAACAGCAGCACGGACTCCCCCTCCTGGCTGGAAGAAAGttga
- the LOC110003689 gene encoding putative high affinity immunoglobulin gamma Fc receptor IB isoform X2 — translation MEVSSLCLLLLLSFLDSGAARVSLMMSPDKSQFFKYECFTVSCEQEEGEHRTTWRVMKRTKDGEVSPCLSSCSISAAFPATDSGEYWCENEQAATSNSVNITVTAGSVILESPGLPVTENDNVTLRCTCKEIQTSCSVLKTEFYKDGLLIHGSNTGHLTLYGVSASDEGLYKCKTLGSDESPESRLTVRAPPGDRDAPVPLPTLFILLRHLLVGSPYLLSTVLLGLIHRGRLRARQEKEANVQ, via the exons ATGGAGGTGTCgtctctctgtctgcttctCT TGCTGAGTTTTCTGGACTCTGGGGCTGCTCGAG TCTCTCTGATGATGTCTCCAGATAAATCTCAGTTCTTCAAATATGAATGTTTCACTGTGAGCTGTGAGCAGGAGGAGGGTGAACATAGGACCACgtggagagtgatgaagaggacaaAGGACGGAGag GTGAGTCCATGTCTGTCCTCCTGCTCCATCTCTGCTGCGTTTCCTGCCACTGACAGCGGAGAGTACTGGTGTGAAAATGAACAGGCGGCAACCAGCAACAGCGTCAACATCACCGTCACTG CTGGCTCTGTGATCCTGGAGAGTCCTGGACTTCCTGTGACGGAGAATGATAATGTGACCTTGAGATGTACATGTAAAGAAATTCAAACGTCCTGCTCGGTCCTCAAAACTGAATTCTACAAAGACGGCCTCCTTATTCATGGCAGCAACACAGGACACTTGACTCTGTACGGAGTTTCAGCGTCTGATGAAGGACTCTACAAGTGTAAAACTCTTGGATCTGATGAATCACCAGAGAGCAGGCTGACAGTCAGAG CGCCCCCTGGAGACCGCGATGCTCCAGTCCCCCTGCCgactctcttcattctgttgcGCCACCTGCTGGTGGGTAGTCCTTACCTGCTGTCCACCGTCTTACTGGGACTCATACACAGAGGCAGGCTGAGAG CGCGTCAGGAAAAGGAGGCGAACGTGCAGTAA
- the LOC110003689 gene encoding low affinity immunoglobulin gamma Fc region receptor III-A isoform X1: MEVSSLCLLLLLSFLDSGAARVSLMMSPDKSQFFKYECFTVSCEQEEGEHRTTWRVMKRTKDGEVSPCLSSCSISAAFPATDSGEYWCENEQAATSNSVNITVTAGSVILESPGLPVTENDNVTLRCTCKEIQTSCSVLKTEFYKDGLLIHGSNTGHLTLYGVSASDEGLYKCKTLGSDESPESRLTVRAPPGDRDAPVPLPTLFILLRHLLVGSPYLLSTVLLGLIHRGRLRAQRVRKRRRTCSKVVMEMEHGMCHHT; the protein is encoded by the exons ATGGAGGTGTCgtctctctgtctgcttctCT TGCTGAGTTTTCTGGACTCTGGGGCTGCTCGAG TCTCTCTGATGATGTCTCCAGATAAATCTCAGTTCTTCAAATATGAATGTTTCACTGTGAGCTGTGAGCAGGAGGAGGGTGAACATAGGACCACgtggagagtgatgaagaggacaaAGGACGGAGag GTGAGTCCATGTCTGTCCTCCTGCTCCATCTCTGCTGCGTTTCCTGCCACTGACAGCGGAGAGTACTGGTGTGAAAATGAACAGGCGGCAACCAGCAACAGCGTCAACATCACCGTCACTG CTGGCTCTGTGATCCTGGAGAGTCCTGGACTTCCTGTGACGGAGAATGATAATGTGACCTTGAGATGTACATGTAAAGAAATTCAAACGTCCTGCTCGGTCCTCAAAACTGAATTCTACAAAGACGGCCTCCTTATTCATGGCAGCAACACAGGACACTTGACTCTGTACGGAGTTTCAGCGTCTGATGAAGGACTCTACAAGTGTAAAACTCTTGGATCTGATGAATCACCAGAGAGCAGGCTGACAGTCAGAG CGCCCCCTGGAGACCGCGATGCTCCAGTCCCCCTGCCgactctcttcattctgttgcGCCACCTGCTGGTGGGTAGTCCTTACCTGCTGTCCACCGTCTTACTGGGACTCATACACAGAGGCAGGCTGAGAG cgCAGCGCGTCAGGAAAAGGAGGCGAACGTGCAGTAAAGTCGTCATGGAGATGGAGCATGGCATGTGTCATCACACCTGA
- the LOC110003687 gene encoding LOW QUALITY PROTEIN: type II inositol 3,4-bisphosphate 4-phosphatase (The sequence of the model RefSeq protein was modified relative to this genomic sequence to represent the inferred CDS: deleted 1 base in 1 codon), with the protein MKMRRMKLRVNHRQLQFLSREETSGSFQREGTLGVGRQDGDLTERFCRLRGNLLFILKEQGGKLEQVLLLEKCEVMKLPGDNTQLAVTFESGDPPMFLQCSSPSECVSWLFVLKYANADSLRRRITHLRTLINTHTPSHEQLHAHTASHCSGDGTGGAEPAATVSPLHLTVCVVAMAVRVQVQVCVIDTHTVRKYCCCRMEKADVGVFLTSVCFRGDFPLYHHSRIKVIVYHEEEELPTHTARSFLGFTSFSIRDLFKSKEPHISLSLRTMDGVNEAGEVKVSRLQMEGENEDQTPPEHKCPELCDSLHGSVHDKENSSTMRAALCAQVCKVYRFQTEDQRWLLVREQMSETPLSFSLPKQLLSALIREHTSRVREVRELGDLSPHWDGLRHDIINHCSGLIGCYQDTLSELDKLSVSSCFKSSGSKSDKHLQFVSTNLHAQRMEVTAADSTGVWYEVITFGAPADHHQAFKHGGLKRLLSKHSNQTDSSVSYSEDESCRARELLSSVAELQPLVFGLAEELLSVSQEQNSFRLQHVLNALNQQTELFVHALKDELVKSALLAIHNQCAANYNSSHVHSNGLLCDNTSADQEGETSSGQQEAEYDEEEWDRVWANVGKSINCIIVMWDRLQGQERPQDQTPSDQQEATAGDTNSQNTVSSSVSSASSWQEQLLPLVVTLRDCVREAVGKARAAMTFVILQGAVASSVAHGPTQIVQRRHAVFSQALSAVACGFMLKLNAGLEDPEYLQQLLSVGVLVQFESLLSTYGDEVGMLEDMEVGVADLSDVAFTVTEATTEQPEDLLPTLRGAWGCYVVEVPLPPETYTSLPQEVKEGRLIRVHPVLFNIGINQQQSLAERFGDSSLQERVNLQSCERLKVYCQTLTDTTATYSWYPVTLRVVVVSGSMFRNQEEEERGGSVIAATVCRQVNGVRLTSCKSAKDRTAMSVTLEQCVLLRDRHTLSQQHFSTALDYMRRDGCRMENVQKNVGSRKFAFSGVQLLTFPKLYRPPDGSFG; encoded by the exons atgaagatgaggaggatgaagctGAGGGTGAACCACAGGCAGCTGCAGTTTCTGTCCAGAGAAGAAACATCTGGAAGCTTCCAGAGAGAAGGAACGCTGGGAGTCGGACGGCAGGATGGAG atctGACTGAGCGGTTCTGTCGGCTCAGAGGAAACCTGCTCTTCATCCTGAaggaacag ggtgGTAAACTAGAGCAGGTGTTACTGTTGGAGAAATGTGAGGTGATGAAGCTTCCAGGTGACAACACACAGCTGGCTGTCA cctTTGAGAGCGGCGACCCTCCCATGTTCCTTCAGTGCAGTAGTCCCTCAGAGTGCGTATCGTGGCTCTTCGTCCTTAAATACGCCAACGCTGACTCACTGAGGAGACGCATCACACACCTGCGCACActgattaacacacacactccctcacaTGAACaactacacgcacacacagcttcacacTGCAGCGGGGACGGTACAG GGGGAGCTGAACCTGCTGCTACAGTTTCCCCACTGCACCTGACCGTCT GTGTGGTTGCCATGGCAGTCAGAGTCCAGGTTCAAGTTTGTGTGATTGACACGCACACAGTCAGGAAGtactgctgctgcaggatggag aaagCAGATGTCGGCGTGTTTCTAACCTCGGTGTGTTTTCGTGGCGACTTCCCTCTCTACCATCACAGCCGGATCAAAGTCATCGTTTAccacgaggaggaggagctgccaACACACAccgca agGAGCTTCCTGGGTttcacctccttctccatcAGAGATCTGTTCAAATCCAAGGAGCCACACATCTCACTCAGCCTCAG GACAATGGATGGAGTGAACGAGGCGGGGGAGGTGAAGGTGTCCCGTCTGCAGATGGAGGGCGAGAACGAGGATCAAACGCCTCCCGAGCACAAG TGTCCCGAGCTGTGCGACAGCCTTCATGGCTCCGTCCACGACAAAGAGAACAGCTCGACCATGAGAGCAG cgctGTGTGCTCAGGTGTGTAAGGTGTACAGGTTTCAGACAGAGGATCAAAGATGGCTGCTTGTGCGGGAACAGATGTCGGAGACgccgctctctttctctttgcccAAACAGCTTCTGAGCGCGCTCATACGGGAACACACGAGCAG AGTCCGGGAGGTGAGGGAGCTCGGGGACTTGTCGCCGCACTGGGACGGGCTCCgtcatgacatcatcaaccacTGCAGCGGCCTGATTGGCTGTTATCAGGACACCCTCTCCGAGCTTGACAAACTCTCAG TGTCGTCGTGTTTTAAGTCGAGCGGCAGTAAGTCAGACAAACACCTTCAGTTTGTTTCTACAAACCTGCACGCTCAAAGGATGGAGGTCACCGCTGCAGACAGcacag GTGTTTGGTACGAGGTCATAACATTTGGCGCTCCTGCTGATCATCACCAGGCCTTCAAACATGGAGGACTGAAGAGGCTGCTCAGCAAACACTCAAACCAAACAGACAg ctccgTCTCTTACTCAGAGGACGAGAGCTGCAGAGCGCGCGAACTTCTCTCCAGCGTGGCCGAGCTGCAGCCTCTGGTCTTCGGCCTCGCTGAGGAGCTGCTGTCCGTGTCTCAGGAGCAGAACTCCTTCCGGCTGCAGCATGTCCTCAACGCTCTGAATCAACAG acGGAGCTGTTTGTTCACGCGCTCAAAGACGAGCTGGTGAAGAGCGCCCTGTTAGCGATACACAACCAGTGTGCAGCGAACTACAACAGCAGCCATGTTCACAGCAACGGGTTGCTATGTGACAACACGTCAGCCGATCAGGAAGGAGAGACATCGTCGGGACAACAGGAGGCAGAGTACGACGAGGAGGAATGG gacAGGGTGTGGGCGAATGTCGGCAAAAGTATCAACTGCATCATCGTCATGTGGGATCGTCTTCAGGGGCAGGAACGACCTCAGGATCAGACGCCATCAGATCAACAGGAAGCCACAGCAGGGGACACGAACTCTCAGAACACCG TGTCCTCGTCCGTCTCCTCTGCGTCCTCCTGGCAGGAGCAGCTGCTCCCCCTGGTGGTCACTCTCAGGGATTGTGTGCGGGAGGCGGTGGGGAAGGCTCGAGCCGCCATGACCTTTGtgatcctgcagggggcggtgGCCTCCTCGGTCGCCCATGGACCCACACAGATCGTCCAGAGGCGTCACGCTGTCTTCAGCCAGGCg ctcTCAGCGGTGGCGTGTGGTTTCATGTTGAAGTTGAACGCAGGTCTGGAGGATCCTGAGTacctgcagcagcttctctctGTCGGAGTCCTGGTTCAGTTTGAAAGCCTGCTCAGCACCTacg gtgacGAGGTGGGGATGTTGGAGGACATGGAGGTGGGCGTGGCAGACCTGAGCGACGTTGCGTTCACTGTCACTGAGGCAACAACGGAGCAACCAGAAGACCTGCTGCCGACACTCAGAGGAGCATG GGGCTGCTATGTTGTCGAGGTCCCGTTGCCCCCGGAGACGTACACATCTCTACCTCAGGAGGTGAAAGAGGGTCGTTTGATACGAGTTCATCCCGTTCTCTTCAACATCGGA ATCAACCAGCAGCAGAGTCTGGCTGAGAG GTTTGGAGACAGCTCGCTGCAGGAGAGAGTAAACCTGCAGAGCTGTGAGAGACTCAAAGTTTACTGTcaaacactgacagacacaacaGCCACATACAG CTGGTATCCAGTCACTCTCAGAGTTGTTGTCGTCTCTGGATCGATGTTTAGAaaccaggaagaggaagaacGTGGAGGTTCTGTGATCGCTGCGACG gtgtgtcgTCAGGTGAACGGCGTGCGTCTGACGAGCTGTAAGAGCGCGAAGGACCGCACGGCGATGTCGGTGACTCTGGAGCAGTGTGTGTTactgagagacagacacacactgagccaGCAGCACTTCAGCACCGCACTGGACTACATgaggag
- the LOC110003688 gene encoding putative C-type lectin domain family 20 member A, with amino-acid sequence MVKYRCVTSKTGYYNWGTNRPDNYLGEYCVKAKLNHLWDDGKCNYEVWFLCYTATNPASQKTYVLIREGKNWKNAQTYCRTHYTDLAMMENAEEQANMTSVKGINSAWIGMYQEAWRWSDNRDSSFRNWKANKPDNNQGYCVMSDEKYQWEDLHCKDKLPFWCQEVPKQHILMKLKIQTDADLSDPAVNGKLLQQLDALLSETTGQAHLKLKWKIQPRKQEEEKEKAEDQCPLK; translated from the exons ATGGTCAAGTACCGGTGTGTAACCAGCAAAACTGGTTATTACAACTGGGGAACAAATCGGCCAGATAACTATTTAGGAGAGTATTGTGTGAAAGCAAAGCTGAATCATCTCTGGGATGATGGGAAGTGTAACTATGAAGTCTGGTTTCTTTGTTACACAG CTACAAATCCTGCAAGCCAGAAAACATATGTCTTAATCCGAGAAGGGAAGAATTGGAAGAATGCCCAGACCTACTGCAGAACACACTACACTGACCTGGCTATGATGGAGAATGCTGAGGAACAAGCAAACATGACGTCAGTAAAGGGTATTAATTCGGCGTGGATCGGCATGTATCAAGAAGCATGGAGGTGGTCTGACAACAGAGACAGCTCCTTCAGGAACTGGAAAGCGAATAAGCCAGATAACAATCAAGGTTACTGTGTGATGAGTGATGAGAAATACCAATGGGAAGACCTTCATTGTAAAGACAAGCTTCCCTTCTGGTGCCAGGAAG TCCCCAAACAGCACATCTTGATGAAGTTGAAGATTCAGACTGATGCGGACCTTTCAGATCCAGCTGTAAACGGCAAGCTCCTGCAACAG TTAGATGCTTTGCTTTCTGAAACGACGGGACAGGCTCACCTAAAACTGAAGTGGAAGATTCAACCCAgaaaacaagaggaggagaaggagaaagccGAGGATCAGTGCCCACTGAAGTGA